One genomic region from Zalophus californianus isolate mZalCal1 chromosome 2, mZalCal1.pri.v2, whole genome shotgun sequence encodes:
- the TRIML2 gene encoding probable E3 ubiquitin-protein ligase TRIML2, whose translation MAKRLSSQVEQKIPEDACCDEHREPLQLFCDEDQSLLCGQCFHPEEHESHVVCGVQEAAGNYRKLFQEILSTLKEKLEVAKSILADEQERMVTIQGEEQDFKEMIESEYRIRFQLMVEEEMNFRSLQGCVFNLNVREDGPNQLMEFATELKEKSQETLQRLKDLGKENMNKLKESEVRLSEQICNLQRIIAELEKKCGEYTFALLQNARYSVERSESLLLQCLEPAQITDLSLCQVTGMSRMLNILQRAVTLDPKTAHPCLVLSEDLRSVSLRNVQQDVPGSPGRFVFGATVLGVEGFTSGRHYWEVDVEKATKWQLGISEDAASSAGDLPAASGDKFLLTGSMMGTDYTFWVFPPLKRVFLRGEQMHKVGVFLDREYGQIAFYDLTNRSLIYNFSSLTFRGAVKPIFSLCIPSGGTSSDSLSICFPHVSSCDVNVSPQSSSA comes from the exons ATGGCCAAAAGGCTCAGCTCCCAGGTAGAGCAAAAAATCCCAGAGGATGCCTGTTGTGACGAGCACCGGGAACCACTGCAGCTGTTCTGTGATGAAGACCAAAGCCTGCTTTGTGGCCAGTGCTTCCACCCGGAGGAGCACGAGAGTCACGTGGTGTGCGGAGTCCAGGAGGCCGCTGGCAATTACAGG AAGTTATTCCAGGAGATATTGAGCACATTGAAGGAGAAACTTGAAGTAGCTAAAAGCATATTGGCTGATGAGCAAGAAAGAATGGTGACGATTCAG GGAGAAGAGCAGGATTTTAAAGAGATGATTGAGTCTGAATATAGGATTAGGTTCCAGTTGATGGTTGAAGAGGAGATGAACTTCCGGAGCCTGCAAGGGTGCGTATTCAACCTGAACGTGAGAGAAGACGGTCCGAATCAACTGATGGAATTTGCCACAGAGCTGAAGGAGAAGTCCCAGGAAACACTGCAG AGACTGAAGGATTTGGGGAAAGAGAACATGAATAAACTGAAGGAGAGTGAAGTCAGGCTTTCTGAACAGATCTGCAACCTCCAAAGGATCATTGCAGAGCTAGAGAAGAAGTGTGGGGAATACACCTTCGCGTTGCTCCAG AATGCAAGATATTCTGTGGAAAG GAGCGAGTCACTACTGCTTCAGTGTCTGGAGCCCGCCCAAATCACAGACCTGAGTCTGTGCCAAGTAACAGGAATGAGCAGAATGCTCAACATTCTCCAAA gAGCTGTGACTTTGGATCCTAAAACAGCTCATCCCTGTCTGGTCTTATCTGAGGATCTGAGAAGTGTGAGTCTCAGAAATGTCCAGCAGGACGTTCCTGGCAGCCCGGGGAGATTCGTTTTCGGTGCCACCGTGTTGGGTGTGGAGGGTTTCACCTCAGGGAGGCACTACTGGGAGGTAGATGTGGAAAAGGCAACCAAGTGGCAGTTGGGGATTTCCGAAGATGCTGCCAGCAGCGCTGGTGACCTGCCTGCTGCTTCCGGAGATAAATTCTTACTCACAGGTTCCATGATGGGAACTGATTATACATTCTGGGTCTTTCCCCCTCTGAAAAGGGTCTTCTTGAGAGGAGAGCAAATGCACAAAGTTGGAGTCTTCCTAGACCGCGAGTATGGGCAGATAGCCTTTTATGATTTGACAAACAGATCCctcatttataatttctcttctctcacctTCCGGGGAGCGGTCAAGcccatattttctctttgtatccCAAGTGGAGGTACAAGTTCAGACTCGCTCAGCATTTGCTTTCCTCATGTTTCTTCTTGTGATGTTAATGTTAGCCCACAGTCTTCGTCGGCATGA